The Caldicellulosiruptor changbaiensis genome has a segment encoding these proteins:
- a CDS encoding MarR family winged helix-turn-helix transcriptional regulator — MDDISKGLKIIELVKEIMKITKKIARHQFDQFDITAPQGMLLGQLIRHGKMKVSDLSKKMGLSNSTVSGIIDRLEKQGMVQRIRSQEDRRVVYVDVTPKFKDAFEKNFKDMEKRFEEILNRADEKEIDTILNGLETLKKVLDRYVHK; from the coding sequence ATGGATGATATAAGCAAAGGACTTAAGATAATTGAGCTTGTGAAGGAAATAATGAAAATAACAAAGAAAATAGCAAGGCACCAGTTTGACCAATTTGACATCACAGCACCTCAGGGGATGCTTCTGGGGCAGCTGATTCGCCATGGAAAGATGAAGGTGAGCGATTTGAGCAAAAAAATGGGGCTATCTAACAGCACTGTCTCAGGAATAATTGACAGGCTTGAAAAGCAGGGGATGGTTCAGAGAATAAGAAGTCAAGAAGACAGAAGAGTTGTGTATGTTGATGTCACACCAAAGTTCAAAGATGCTTTTGAGAAAAATTTCAAGGATATGGAGAAGAGGTTTGAAGAAATACTCAACAGGGCAGACGAAAAAGAGATAGATACAATATTAAATGGCCTTGAAACCTTAAAAAAGGTTTTAGATAGGTATGTGCACAAATAG
- a CDS encoding SPL family radical SAM protein — protein MTSSEKSFIAKHFSHVYVEKDVLSHPVTIKILENLRRSQIVKIDNYKEVFCRAGQNYSLQEKSKKLILAKKWGEFLYPGPSICHNFGYSNFFYISNILNCIYSCEYCFLKGMYSSANVVIFVNIEDYFKEIDAVLKNKPLYLSVSYETDLLALEKIAPFSSAWIEYAASKQNLTIEIRTKSTNFQALENLKPQDNVILAWTLSPQEIVEKFEHGTPSLSSRLSAIKKATENGWKVRLCFDPILYIEDWKMVYERFLNQVFGELNPDKIVDISVGVFRIPKDYLKRMKKVFANEITSFPYEESQNIYTYPKELKEEMINTILLILGNFVPSSKIFVI, from the coding sequence TTGACAAGCTCAGAAAAATCCTTCATAGCTAAACACTTTTCTCATGTTTATGTTGAAAAAGACGTTCTTTCTCATCCTGTTACAATAAAGATTTTAGAGAACCTGCGAAGATCTCAAATAGTTAAAATAGATAACTACAAAGAAGTTTTCTGCAGAGCAGGGCAAAATTATTCTCTTCAGGAAAAGAGCAAAAAACTAATACTTGCAAAAAAATGGGGAGAGTTTCTCTATCCCGGCCCTTCAATTTGCCACAACTTTGGATATAGTAACTTTTTTTATATAAGCAACATTTTGAACTGTATTTACAGCTGTGAATATTGCTTTTTAAAAGGAATGTATTCCTCTGCAAATGTAGTAATATTTGTAAACATCGAAGATTACTTCAAAGAGATTGATGCTGTTTTGAAAAATAAGCCGCTGTATCTTTCTGTATCATACGAAACAGACCTTTTAGCACTTGAAAAAATTGCGCCATTTTCTTCTGCATGGATTGAATACGCAGCTTCAAAGCAAAACTTGACAATTGAAATCAGAACAAAAAGTACCAACTTCCAAGCTTTAGAAAACTTGAAACCTCAAGATAATGTAATTTTAGCGTGGACACTGTCTCCTCAAGAAATTGTAGAAAAGTTTGAACATGGCACACCTTCTTTGTCTTCACGACTTTCTGCAATTAAAAAAGCTACAGAAAATGGCTGGAAAGTAAGGCTTTGTTTTGACCCAATTTTGTATATTGAAGACTGGAAAATGGTCTATGAAAGATTTTTGAACCAGGTTTTCGGAGAGTTGAACCCTGATAAGATTGTAGATATTTCAGTTGGAGTGTTTAGAATTCCAAAAGACTATCTTAAGAGAATGAAAAAAGTATTTGCAAACGAAATTACCTCTTTTCCTTATGAAGAATCACAAAATATCTACACTTACCCGAAAGAGTTAAAAGAAGAAATGATTAACACAATACTTTTAATACTTGGCAATTTTGTTCCTTCTTCGAAAATTTTTGTGATATAA
- a CDS encoding L-Ala-D/L-Glu epimerase: protein MSKIVNVKFDVKHYKYDKPFHITGSISSETRNVEVEVLLESGAKGCGEAAPSFRVNGEKVEMLTALEAYVRDLLVGLDVRQYRKIFEITDKLFAVPSLKAAIQYAVLDALGEETDIHVYQLLGGALKEIETDKTVGIDTIENRVREAKKIFDSGFRVIKIKVGENLKEDIEAMLEIYKVTKGAKYIVDANMGYTPKQAVEFAQQVYRAGIDIAVYEQPVVWSDIEGLKFVRFHVPFPVAADESAKTKFDVMRLIREEAVDYVNIKLMKSGISDALSIVELARSANLRLMIGCMSESSVGINQSVHFALGTGAFDFHDLDSHLMLQEPEFRGKFIQNGAKIIGY from the coding sequence ATGAGCAAGATAGTAAATGTGAAATTTGATGTCAAACACTACAAATATGACAAGCCTTTTCACATCACTGGAAGCATATCTTCTGAGACAAGAAACGTGGAAGTAGAAGTGTTGCTTGAAAGTGGTGCCAAAGGCTGTGGTGAAGCTGCGCCTTCGTTTAGGGTCAATGGAGAAAAGGTTGAAATGCTCACTGCACTTGAAGCTTATGTAAGAGATTTGCTGGTTGGACTTGATGTGCGGCAGTATCGAAAGATCTTTGAAATAACAGATAAGCTATTTGCGGTGCCAAGTTTGAAGGCTGCCATTCAATATGCTGTTTTGGATGCTTTAGGTGAAGAGACGGATATTCATGTCTACCAACTTCTTGGAGGAGCATTGAAAGAGATTGAAACAGATAAAACAGTAGGAATTGATACAATTGAAAATAGAGTTAGAGAAGCAAAGAAGATCTTTGACTCGGGCTTTAGGGTCATAAAGATAAAGGTTGGAGAAAATTTGAAAGAGGATATTGAAGCAATGTTGGAGATTTACAAGGTGACCAAAGGTGCAAAATACATTGTAGATGCAAACATGGGATATACACCAAAACAAGCTGTGGAGTTTGCGCAGCAGGTTTACAGAGCTGGAATAGACATAGCGGTGTATGAACAACCGGTTGTTTGGAGTGATATTGAAGGGCTTAAATTTGTCAGATTTCACGTTCCTTTTCCTGTTGCTGCCGATGAGTCTGCCAAGACAAAGTTTGACGTTATGAGATTGATACGTGAAGAAGCTGTTGATTATGTGAACATAAAGCTAATGAAATCTGGAATAAGCGATGCTCTCTCCATTGTCGAGCTTGCAAGGAGTGCTAACCTCAGGTTAATGATAGGATGTATGTCCGAATCAAGCGTGGGGATTAATCAGAGTGTTCACTTTGCCCTTGGAACTGGAGCGTTTGACTTCCATGACCTTGACAGTCATCTGATGCTACAAGAGCCAGAGTTTAGAGGTAAATTTATTCAAAATGGAGCTAAGATCATTGGGTATTAA
- a CDS encoding transglutaminase-like domain-containing protein — protein MDFLICKVPEEIEREEKLGNFCLALRLIDRWLADERITEVQRKRLMYEKNRINRILESYPFDEETALKKAMELIDSFSREEFYHLLSEGYLDYIVVEGKRRFEERFVHNIAFALPSYRERLKKDPVAQKARELLDKRLEELTQGGPPKRYRVRAKMTVAIKDDAGHFRVWLPFPKEEFQVCDVKLVSAGHRDYFLADNKVSQRTIYFEGKEKEYFVEFEYTINEWINKVDPEKVEKNDLDEFLCEQPPHVVFTPYLKLLTNEVVAGEKNPYLKAKRIFDWITKHVKYSYVRPYATYENIPQYVAENLKGDCGFQALLFITMCRIAGIPARWQSGWYINPLMASPHDWALFYIKPYGWLPADLSFGGARRENEKLRSFYFGNLDGFRMVANSDFMKDFVPKPNFLRFDPTDNQLGEAESSSGKVKIESKIEVISFEEI, from the coding sequence ATGGATTTTCTTATATGCAAAGTACCAGAAGAGATCGAGAGAGAAGAAAAGCTTGGCAATTTTTGCTTGGCTTTGAGATTGATAGACAGGTGGCTGGCTGATGAAAGAATCACTGAGGTACAAAGAAAACGTCTAATGTACGAGAAGAATAGAATAAACAGAATACTCGAAAGTTATCCTTTTGATGAAGAAACTGCTTTAAAGAAGGCAATGGAGCTGATTGATTCTTTTTCTCGAGAGGAATTTTATCACCTTTTGTCAGAAGGGTATCTTGATTACATAGTAGTTGAAGGAAAAAGAAGATTCGAAGAACGCTTTGTTCACAATATAGCTTTTGCTCTTCCATCATACAGAGAAAGACTCAAGAAAGATCCTGTTGCACAGAAAGCAAGAGAACTGCTTGACAAGAGATTAGAAGAATTGACGCAAGGTGGCCCTCCCAAAAGATACCGAGTACGTGCAAAGATGACTGTTGCTATCAAAGACGATGCAGGTCATTTTCGTGTTTGGCTTCCATTTCCAAAAGAAGAGTTTCAGGTTTGCGATGTGAAACTTGTTTCAGCAGGCCACAGAGACTATTTTCTTGCAGACAATAAGGTTTCACAGAGAACTATTTATTTTGAGGGCAAAGAAAAAGAATACTTTGTTGAGTTCGAGTACACTATAAATGAGTGGATAAACAAAGTTGATCCAGAAAAGGTTGAAAAAAATGATTTGGATGAATTTCTTTGTGAACAGCCACCTCATGTGGTGTTCACGCCATACCTGAAGCTTTTAACCAACGAAGTAGTTGCTGGCGAGAAGAATCCCTATTTAAAAGCAAAGAGAATCTTCGATTGGATTACAAAGCATGTTAAATATTCCTATGTTCGACCATACGCAACCTATGAGAACATACCACAGTATGTTGCAGAAAACTTGAAAGGAGACTGTGGCTTTCAGGCTTTGCTTTTCATCACTATGTGTCGAATTGCTGGAATACCTGCACGATGGCAGTCTGGCTGGTACATAAATCCTCTTATGGCTTCTCCACATGACTGGGCATTGTTTTACATCAAGCCTTACGGTTGGCTTCCGGCAGACCTTTCATTTGGTGGGGCAAGACGGGAGAACGAAAAACTTCGCAGTTTCTATTTTGGTAACTTAGATGGTTTTAGGATGGTTGCAAATTCAGATTTTATGAAAGATTTTGTGCCGAAACCAAATTTTCTGCGATTTGATCCTACAGATAATCAGCTTGGTGAGGCTGAATCTTCATCTGGGAAAGTTAAAATTGAAAGCAAGATTGAGGTAATCTCTTTTGAAGAAATCTGA
- a CDS encoding RrF2 family transcriptional regulator — protein sequence MVVEADTISEEEKIPKRFLLKICRDLIKAGIIESARGKNGGYILAKNPEDITMKDVILAVEGTLALNRCQIDPSACSKRATGYCAVHKAFCSVMEIVAKEFEKYNFAELAKMDGN from the coding sequence ATGGTAGTTGAGGCAGACACTATCTCGGAAGAAGAAAAGATTCCCAAAAGATTTTTGTTGAAAATATGTAGGGATTTGATAAAGGCAGGAATTATAGAATCCGCACGGGGCAAAAATGGAGGTTATATCCTTGCTAAAAATCCTGAAGACATAACAATGAAAGATGTGATACTGGCGGTAGAAGGTACCTTGGCTTTGAACAGGTGCCAGATAGACCCTTCTGCTTGTAGTAAAAGAGCTACTGGGTATTGCGCTGTGCACAAAGCTTTTTGTTCAGTGATGGAGATTGTTGCGAAGGAGTTTGAAAAGTATAACTTTGCTGAGCTTGCAAAAATGGATGGAAACTAA
- a CDS encoding C69 family dipeptidase produces MCDTIVALKNSTLNNCVLFGKNSDREKNEPHIVIRVPRKEHKKGEKVKCTYIEVEQAEVTYDCFLFKPSWIWGAEMGVNEFGVVIGNEAVFTNQRQGPPALLGMDILRLALERSKTAKEAVDNIIYFIERYGQGGKCGYTKNLKYHNSFLIADFENAWVLETAGVYWALQKVKDVRSISNALSIRNDYDMKSKMIKREIIDFKKEFENPLITKFACGNFRQQLTQKMLEEKKGKLTIEDFKSILRYHYNLNSKNFLYGSMKNICMHSKSIISSETTGSFIVELIDRKINIFATGSSLPCLSIYKPLWFVDNIDLFFTEEKTNLAIEYWKSQRKIIENVEKGKIDKNTYLKKRDEREKQFFELARNVKNDLEKENIIKIAWQFE; encoded by the coding sequence ATGTGCGATACTATTGTTGCCTTGAAAAATTCAACGCTGAATAACTGTGTGTTATTTGGCAAAAACAGTGATAGAGAGAAAAATGAGCCTCATATAGTTATAAGAGTCCCCAGAAAGGAACATAAAAAAGGAGAAAAGGTCAAGTGTACATATATTGAAGTGGAGCAGGCAGAAGTTACATATGATTGTTTTTTATTTAAGCCATCTTGGATATGGGGCGCTGAAATGGGAGTTAATGAATTCGGAGTTGTTATTGGAAATGAAGCAGTGTTTACAAATCAAAGACAAGGTCCACCAGCACTTCTTGGGATGGATATTCTGCGACTTGCACTTGAGCGAAGCAAGACAGCAAAAGAAGCAGTTGACAACATTATTTACTTTATTGAAAGATATGGACAAGGTGGAAAATGCGGGTATACAAAGAATCTAAAATACCACAACTCATTTTTAATTGCTGACTTTGAAAATGCATGGGTATTAGAAACAGCAGGTGTCTATTGGGCTTTGCAAAAAGTTAAAGATGTAAGAAGCATTTCAAATGCGTTGAGCATAAGAAACGATTATGATATGAAAAGCAAGATGATAAAACGAGAAATCATTGATTTTAAAAAAGAGTTTGAAAACCCACTTATAACTAAATTTGCATGTGGTAATTTTAGACAGCAGCTTACCCAAAAAATGCTGGAAGAAAAAAAGGGAAAGTTAACTATAGAAGATTTCAAAAGCATATTGCGATACCATTATAATTTAAATAGCAAAAATTTCTTGTATGGATCTATGAAAAACATTTGCATGCATTCAAAAAGCATTATCTCAAGTGAAACAACTGGAAGCTTTATTGTTGAATTAATTGACCGAAAAATAAACATCTTCGCAACTGGAAGTTCACTTCCATGTCTTTCTATATATAAGCCTCTATGGTTTGTTGATAACATAGATCTTTTCTTCACCGAGGAAAAAACTAACCTTGCAATTGAGTATTGGAAAAGTCAGAGAAAAATTATAGAGAATGTTGAAAAAGGGAAAATAGATAAAAATACTTACTTAAAAAAGAGAGATGAACGTGAAAAACAATTTTTTGAACTTGCAAGAAATGTAAAAAATGACCTTGAAAAAGAAAACATAATAAAAATAGCT
- a CDS encoding 5'-methylthioadenosine/S-adenosylhomocysteine nucleosidase family protein: protein MIYIVTAFHAEAKALIKHFGLKKLYEPSKFQIFSGNDILLIESKEGIVKSSIATTFALTKFGAGSKDIALNIGICGAVENAFSKGDVILCNKIINHYSKRRFYPDILIQHSMKEASLESFMHPVKKDSLPLEIEGDTVDMEGAGFFEAASSFLPLHNVHCIKVVYDFLDFEKIDPTEVENLIKQSIPHIENLINSLLKLNLEFCNNTPEIDNIHLLVNILKNSLHLTTYMTNELESLLKDYIIRHKKLPDSIFEFFEVQINSKKEGKNYFDKLRKILHS, encoded by the coding sequence ATGATATACATTGTCACTGCTTTTCATGCAGAAGCAAAAGCTTTGATAAAACATTTCGGCCTGAAGAAATTATATGAACCTTCAAAATTTCAAATTTTTTCTGGCAATGATATTCTTCTTATAGAAAGCAAGGAAGGAATTGTAAAGAGCAGTATTGCAACAACATTTGCCTTGACAAAGTTTGGAGCAGGTAGTAAAGATATAGCCCTGAACATTGGGATTTGCGGAGCTGTGGAAAATGCCTTTTCAAAAGGCGATGTTATTCTTTGCAACAAGATAATAAATCACTACTCAAAAAGGAGATTTTATCCAGATATTTTAATTCAGCATAGCATGAAAGAAGCATCACTCGAAAGTTTTATGCATCCTGTGAAAAAAGACAGCTTACCACTTGAAATTGAAGGGGATACAGTTGACATGGAAGGCGCTGGATTTTTCGAAGCAGCTTCATCCTTTTTGCCCCTGCACAATGTTCACTGCATCAAGGTTGTTTATGATTTTTTGGACTTTGAAAAGATAGACCCTACTGAAGTTGAAAATCTGATAAAACAAAGTATTCCTCACATAGAAAATCTGATAAATTCCCTCTTAAAATTAAATCTTGAATTTTGTAACAATACGCCTGAAATTGATAATATACATCTACTTGTAAATATACTAAAAAACAGTTTACATCTTACAACTTATATGACCAATGAGCTTGAAAGTTTGTTAAAAGACTATATAATAAGGCATAAAAAACTACCTGATTCTATTTTTGAATTTTTTGAAGTTCAAATAAACTCTAAAAAGGAGGGCAAAAATTACTTTGACAAGCTCAGAAAAATCCTTCATAGCTAA
- a CDS encoding ABC transporter ATP-binding protein, with amino-acid sequence MTKLARYLKPYVFLLFMVIFFVVVQAMSDLSLPDYMSDIVNKGIQQGGIVNAVPEAIRKTQMDKLLLFVSDRDKERILNDYKLIDKSSSEYEKYLKKYPILSKEAVYVLKKVDKEEIDKLNIPMAKALLTVAGIEKAKANAKNGVIEFSGKQIPANVDLFMLLSQLPKDQLLKIRDEIDKKFSSLGDNMVVQAAAAVIKDEYKKIGIDTGTIQTNYILRIGLLMLLITLLSAFSTVMVAFFGSKVAAGVARDLRKDIFTKVESFSIAEFDKFSTASLITRTTNDIAQIQMLLVIMIRLVFYAPVMGVGGVFKALSKSHSMSWIIALAVIILLGLIAVLYTVAMPKFKLMQKLIDRLNLVARENLSGIMVVRAFNSEEFEKKRFDDANKDLTRVGLFVNRTMAVMFPTMMLVMNGITLLIVWVGAHQIQNSSMQVGDMLAFMQYAIQIIFAFLMLSALFIMIPRASVSAQRIAEVLSTEPSVKDPENPKSFDESKKGMVEFRNVSFKYPGAEEYVLKNISFTILPGQTVGIIGRTGSGKSTLVNLILRFYDATEGQVLVDGVDVREVKQEDLRKRIGYVPQKSWLFSGTIKSNLKYGRDDATDEEIVEAAEIAQALEFINEKPNKFDTEIAQGGTNVSGGQKQRLSIARALVKKPEIYIFDESFSALDFRTELALRRKLREKLKDSTVIMVSQRVATMMHADQIIVLDDGELVGIGKHEELLKTCPTYREIALSQLPEEELLV; translated from the coding sequence TTGACAAAACTGGCAAGATACTTGAAACCATATGTCTTCCTACTCTTTATGGTCATCTTTTTTGTAGTAGTTCAGGCGATGAGCGACTTGTCCTTGCCTGATTACATGTCAGATATTGTCAACAAAGGTATCCAGCAAGGTGGTATAGTAAATGCAGTACCAGAAGCTATAAGAAAGACACAGATGGATAAACTCTTGCTCTTTGTATCAGATAGAGATAAGGAAAGAATTTTAAATGACTACAAACTAATTGATAAGTCAAGCAGTGAGTATGAAAAGTATTTGAAGAAATACCCCATTTTGTCCAAAGAAGCTGTATATGTATTGAAAAAAGTTGACAAAGAAGAGATAGATAAACTGAATATACCCATGGCAAAAGCACTTTTAACAGTAGCAGGGATTGAAAAGGCAAAAGCAAATGCAAAAAATGGCGTAATTGAATTCAGTGGCAAACAGATTCCAGCAAATGTAGACCTTTTCATGCTTTTGAGCCAGCTTCCAAAGGATCAGCTTCTTAAAATTAGGGATGAGATAGACAAAAAGTTTTCTTCTTTAGGTGATAACATGGTAGTGCAGGCAGCAGCTGCTGTAATTAAAGATGAGTATAAAAAGATTGGGATTGATACAGGTACCATTCAAACAAACTATATATTGCGCATAGGACTTTTGATGCTTCTAATTACTCTTTTGAGCGCATTTTCTACTGTGATGGTTGCATTTTTTGGTTCAAAGGTTGCAGCTGGCGTTGCAAGAGATTTAAGGAAAGACATTTTTACAAAAGTAGAGAGTTTTTCAATAGCTGAATTTGACAAATTTTCAACGGCTTCTTTGATTACAAGAACAACAAACGACATTGCTCAGATACAGATGCTTCTTGTAATTATGATAAGATTGGTATTTTATGCGCCTGTGATGGGCGTTGGAGGAGTGTTCAAGGCTCTTAGCAAAAGCCATTCAATGTCGTGGATTATAGCTTTGGCAGTTATAATTCTTTTAGGGCTCATAGCTGTACTTTACACAGTTGCAATGCCAAAATTTAAACTTATGCAAAAACTCATTGACAGGCTGAACCTTGTTGCAAGAGAAAACCTCTCTGGTATTATGGTTGTCAGAGCATTTAACAGTGAAGAGTTTGAAAAAAAGCGGTTTGACGATGCAAACAAAGATTTAACGAGGGTTGGTCTTTTTGTCAACAGAACAATGGCAGTCATGTTTCCGACCATGATGCTTGTTATGAACGGAATTACACTTTTGATTGTATGGGTAGGGGCTCACCAAATTCAAAACTCAAGTATGCAAGTTGGAGATATGCTTGCGTTCATGCAGTACGCTATACAGATTATATTTGCCTTTTTGATGCTATCTGCCCTGTTTATTATGATACCAAGAGCTTCTGTATCTGCACAGCGTATTGCTGAAGTACTATCAACAGAACCTTCTGTAAAAGACCCTGAAAATCCAAAAAGCTTTGATGAGAGCAAAAAAGGCATGGTTGAGTTTAGAAATGTTTCTTTCAAATACCCCGGTGCAGAGGAATATGTTCTAAAAAACATAAGCTTTACAATTTTACCCGGCCAGACAGTTGGCATTATTGGAAGGACAGGCTCAGGAAAAAGCACACTTGTAAATTTAATTTTGAGGTTTTATGATGCAACAGAAGGTCAAGTTTTAGTTGATGGGGTAGATGTGAGAGAAGTTAAGCAAGAAGACTTGAGAAAGAGAATAGGATATGTCCCACAGAAGAGCTGGCTTTTTAGTGGAACTATAAAATCTAATCTCAAATACGGCAGGGATGACGCAACAGACGAAGAGATTGTAGAAGCAGCAGAGATTGCCCAGGCGCTTGAGTTTATCAATGAAAAGCCCAACAAGTTTGATACCGAGATTGCTCAAGGTGGGACAAATGTGTCAGGTGGACAAAAACAAAGACTTTCTATTGCAAGAGCTCTTGTTAAAAAGCCTGAGATTTACATCTTTGATGAGAGCTTTTCAGCTCTTGACTTTAGAACAGAACTTGCTCTGAGAAGGAAACTCAGAGAAAAGTTGAAAGACAGCACAGTTATTATGGTTTCGCAAAGGGTTGCAACTATGATGCATGCTGACCAGATTATAGTATTAGATGATGGTGAGCTTGTTGGGATAGGAAAACACGAAGAACTTTTAAAAACTTGTCCAACCTATAGAGAAATAGCACTATCACAGCTGCCAGAGGAGGAGTTGCTGGTATGA
- a CDS encoding ABC transporter ATP-binding protein: MNEDKGTQQRSVHGIRPRRGMGHRSRGFVPGEKAKDFKGTMKKLIKYLSAYKISFITVLVLAILSTSFSIAGPKILSKAITKIFEGIMNRITGQGSGIDFEYIGKILIILLVLYGLSSIFGYLQGWIMSGVSMKITYRFRKEISEKINRLPLKYFESTNQGEILSRITNDVDTITQTLNQSMTQIITSVTMVLGVLVMMISINWLMTLVALLIIPASSIIIAFIIKYSQKYFRQQQDYLGHLNGHIEEMYGGHHIVKAFNGEKKSIEKFDSLNNTLYNAAWKSQFLTGVMMPLMNIIGNLGYVVVTVLGSWLVIKNAIEVGDIQAFIQYIRSFTQPIAQIANISNILQQTTACAERVFEFLEEDEEVPDTPKQINLEDIKGEIEFRNVRFGYRPDKIVINNFSAKIKAGQKVAIVGPTGAGKTTIVKLLMRFYDVNDGAILIDGHDIREFSRKDLRSLFGMVLQDTWLYNGTIKENIKYGKPDSTDEEVIRAAKLAHIDHFIRTLPQGYDTVLNEETTNISQGQKQLLTIARAILKNPKILILDEATSSVDTLTEIQIQKAMDNLMKGRTSFIIAHRLSTIRDADLILVMDHGDIVEQGTHQELLKKGGFYAKLYYSQFEKEELAS, encoded by the coding sequence ATGAATGAAGACAAGGGAACACAACAAAGAAGTGTGCATGGGATAAGACCTCGAAGGGGTATGGGCCATAGATCGCGTGGTTTTGTCCCCGGTGAGAAAGCAAAAGATTTTAAGGGGACTATGAAAAAACTTATAAAATATTTGTCTGCCTATAAGATTTCTTTCATAACTGTGCTGGTTTTGGCAATTTTGAGTACATCATTTTCGATTGCAGGACCCAAGATTTTGTCAAAGGCAATTACAAAGATCTTTGAAGGTATAATGAACAGAATAACCGGGCAGGGCAGCGGCATAGATTTTGAATATATTGGAAAGATTTTAATTATTCTACTTGTACTGTATGGGCTCAGCAGCATTTTCGGGTATTTGCAAGGATGGATAATGTCTGGTGTTTCAATGAAAATCACATACAGATTTAGAAAAGAAATATCAGAGAAGATAAATAGACTCCCTCTGAAATATTTTGAGAGCACCAACCAAGGTGAGATTTTATCGAGGATTACAAATGACGTTGATACAATTACACAAACACTTAATCAGAGCATGACACAGATAATTACCTCTGTGACAATGGTCCTTGGTGTGCTTGTGATGATGATCAGTATTAACTGGCTGATGACCTTGGTTGCACTTTTGATCATACCTGCATCTTCAATTATCATTGCCTTTATTATCAAATACTCTCAAAAATATTTTAGACAACAGCAAGATTATTTAGGACATTTAAATGGGCATATAGAGGAAATGTATGGTGGGCATCATATAGTCAAGGCCTTTAATGGCGAGAAAAAGAGTATTGAAAAGTTTGATAGCCTTAACAATACATTGTACAATGCTGCTTGGAAGTCGCAGTTTTTGACAGGTGTGATGATGCCGCTTATGAACATCATTGGCAATTTAGGATATGTAGTGGTAACCGTTCTTGGCAGCTGGCTTGTTATAAAAAATGCAATTGAGGTTGGGGATATTCAGGCGTTTATACAGTACATCAGGTCATTTACACAGCCGATTGCCCAGATTGCAAATATCTCAAACATCTTGCAACAGACTACTGCGTGCGCTGAAAGAGTATTTGAGTTTTTAGAAGAAGATGAAGAAGTGCCAGATACGCCAAAACAGATTAATCTTGAGGATATAAAAGGGGAGATTGAGTTTAGAAACGTCAGGTTCGGTTACAGGCCAGACAAGATTGTTATAAACAATTTCTCTGCAAAGATAAAAGCAGGGCAAAAGGTGGCAATTGTTGGACCAACTGGTGCTGGCAAGACTACCATTGTAAAGCTTCTTATGCGGTTTTACGATGTTAATGATGGTGCAATTTTGATTGACGGACATGATATAAGAGAATTTTCACGAAAAGACCTACGATCTTTATTTGGCATGGTTTTGCAAGACACATGGCTTTACAATGGAACTATTAAAGAGAATATAAAATACGGAAAGCCAGATAGCACAGACGAAGAAGTGATAAGAGCAGCAAAGCTTGCCCACATTGACCACTTTATAAGGACACTCCCACAAGGGTACGACACAGTGTTAAATGAGGAGACTACGAATATATCTCAAGGTCAAAAACAGCTTTTGACAATTGCACGTGCTATCTTGAAAAATCCAAAAATTCTTATACTTGACGAAGCAACAAGCTCTGTTGACACACTCACAGAAATCCAAATACAAAAGGCTATGGACAATTTAATGAAAGGAAGAACCTCCTTTATAATAGCGCACAGGCTTTCTACAATAAGAGATGCTGATTTGATACTTGTCATGGACCATGGCGACATAGTGGAACAGGGTACACACCAAGAACTTCTCAAAAAGGGTGGATTTTACGCGAAGCTTTACTACAGCCAGTTTGAAAAAGAAGAGCTGGCAAGTTAA